In the Armatimonadota bacterium genome, GCCGTGGCGCAGCGGGACTACCCGGTGATGCAGGGCGTCTTCCTGACCGCGAGCGTGGCGGCACTGGCCACGGTGGCGACCCTCGATGCGCTGGCGGCCATGCTGGATCCGCGGCTGCGTCGCGGGGGTGCGCGATGACGCGCGCCCCCGCTGTCGGACGCAGGTTCCGGCCACGGGGGGCGACGTGGCTCGCTGCCGGCGTGCTGCTCGCCGCCATCGGCGCGGCAGCTCTGGCCGGCGTGCTTGCGCCCTACCCGCCACGCGCCCCGGTCGGTGCGCCCGTGGAGCCGCCGTCCCCTGCCCATCGCCTGGGCACCAACGACCTCGGCCAAGACCTCCTCAGCCTCTGGCTCCACGGTGCGCGGGTTTCGCTGACCGTGGGGTTCGCCGCTGCCTTCCTCTCCACGACGGCATCCGGGCTCGTCGGGATCCTCACGGTCGTCGGGGGGAGGTACCGGGGGGTACTGCTCGCGGTCACCGACGTGCTGCTGGCGATCCCGCACCTGCCCGTGATGGTCCTCCTGGTGGCGCTGCTTGGGCCCGGCCTGCTCCATCTCGTGGTCGCCCTCACGCTCCTGGGCTGGCCGGCCTACGCCCGGGTGGTCCGGGCATTGGTGGCGACGACCATGGAACAGGACTACGTGGAGGCGGCCCGCGCGGTAGGCGCGCCCGGCGTGCGCATCGTGCGCACCTGCATCGTGCCGGTGCTCCTTCCCGTGCTGTGGACGAAGTTCTTGCTCACCGTGCGGTGGGCGATCCTCATGGAGGCCACGCTGGCGCTGCTCGGCCTGGGGGATCCGACGCAGATCAGCTGGGGGCTGATCCTGCACACCGCCTTCGCCTACCCGCTGCTCTTCACGGGCACCGCGTGGAGCTGGTGGGCGGCGCCTCCTGCGTTGGCCATCGCCGGCATCACCCTGGCCCTGTCGGTCATCGGCAGGGACTTCGAACTCTGGCTGAACCCGGCAGCACAGGCCGCAGGGCACCAGGAGCCCGGGCCCCGCGCGGTCAACTCCTGAGAGCATGGGGCACGCAGCATATCGTGGGGCACGCGTCAAGCGGCTGGAAGACCCGCGGCTGGTCACCGGCCGCGGGACGTTCACCGGGGACCTCTCCGCGCAGGGGCTGCGGTATGTGGCGATCGTACGCAGTCCTCTGGCGCATGCGCGCGTACGCGGCATCCGCGCGCCGGCGGGCGTCGAGCTTGTAACGGCGCGTGACCTCCCCGACCTGCCTCCTCTGTCCGGGGAGATTAAGGGCGGCGCGGTGGTGCCACACCCGGTGCTGGCCATCGACCGGGTGTGCTACGTGGGGCAACCGGTTGCCGCCGTGGTGGCCGACGGTCCGTATGCGGCCGCCGACGCCGCCGAGCGCGTCGAGGTCGACTACGATCCGCTCCCGGTGGTGGCCGACCCGGAGGACGCGCTGGCTCCGGGCGCGATGGTCATCCACGAGGGCCTTGCGTCCAACGTGGCCTACCGCCGTCATCGGCGCTACGGCGATCCCGACGCGGCGTTCGCCCGCGCGCCGGTGGTGCTCCAGCAGCGCATCGCCCACCAGCGCCTGGCTGCGGTCCCGCTGGAACCGCGCGCGGTGCTGGCGGTGCCGCCATCGGGGCGTCGGGGACGACACCTCGTGGTGTGGTCGTCCACCCAGATGCCCCACGACCTCCACGCGCTGCTGGAGGCGTTGCCCCAGCTGGCCGGGCTGCGCATCCGGGTCGTGGCACCCGACGTGGGCGGCGGGTTCGGTGCGAAGATCAACATCTACCCCGAGGAACTGCTGCTGCCGGTGCTGGCCGTCCGCCTGGGACGCACTCTGAAGTGGGTGCAGACGCGCCGGGAGGACTTGCTGGCCACCAGCCACGGCCGGGCGCAGGCCGCCGACGTCGCGCTGGCCGCGGACCGCGACGGGCGCATCCGCGGGCTGCGGCTGCGGATCGTCGCCGACGTCGGCGCCTACCTGCTGTCCACCACCGCCGACGTCCCGACCCTCACGACCCGCATGGCAACAGGACCCTACGAGATCACGGACGTCGAGGTCGAGCTGGTGGAAGTGTACACCAACCACATGCCCACCGGCGCCTACCGGGGCGCCGGGCGCCCGGAGGCTGCGTTCTACCTCGAACGCATGCTCGATCTGCTGGCGCGTGAGATCGGGACCGATCCCGCCGAGGTCCGCCGGCGCAACTTCATACCCCCCGAACGCTTCCCCTACCGCACCCCCGCAGGCTATCTCTACGACAGCGGCGCCTACGCCCGTGCCCTCGACCGCGCGCTGGAGGTCGTCGACTACGCGGGGTGGCGGCGGCGGCAGGCTGAGGGCCGGCAGCAGGGCCGCTACCTCGGCATCGGGCTTGGCAGCTACGTGGAGTGGTGCACCTACGGCGAGGATCGCGTGCGCGTGCAGGTGGACACCGCCGGCAGGGTGACGGTGCTGACCGGGATCTCGCCGCACGGGCAGGGGACGGCCACCGGCCTCGCTCAGGTGGTGGCCGACGTGCTGGGCGTGCCCCTGGACACCGTGACGGTCGTGCATGGGGACACCGCGCGGATCCCCACGGGCGAGGGCACGGCCGGCAGCCGGTCGTTGGTGGTGGGCGGCACCGCCGCCTACCGGGCGTCGGAACGCCTGCGCCGCAGGCTGGTGGCCCTGGCGGCCGCGCAGCTGGAGGCCCGCCCCGAGGACCTGGTGCTGGCCGAGGGCCGGGTCTTCGTGGCGGGCACCCCCGAGCGCGGCGTGACGCTCGGTGCCCTGGTCGCCCGCACAGGCCGGCGCATGCTGTGGGCACGCGCGACGTTCGACGCCGGCGACGCCACGTTCCCGTTCGGTACGCATGTGGCCGTCGTGGAAGTGGATCCCGAGACCGGCCAGGTGTCCCTGCGCGCGTACGTGGCGGTCGACGACTGCGGCGTGGCGATCAACCCGCTGCTGGTGGAAGGACAGATCCACGGCGGGGTCACGCAGGGCCTGGCCCAGGCCCTCTACGAGCAGATCGTCTACGACCGCCAGGGGCAGCTCGTAACGGCGACCCTGGCCGACTACGCCGTGCCGCGGGCACCGCAGCTGCCGCGCTTCCAGGCGCACCGTACCGAAACGCCCACGCCGCGCAACCCGCTGGGGGCCAAGGGCGTGGGGGAGGCCGGCACGATCGGCGCCACCCCGACCGTGGTCAACGCGGTGCTGGACGCCCTCGCGCCCTTTGGCGTGCGCCACCTCGACATGCCGCTGTGGCCGGGCAAGATCTGGCGGGCGATCCACGCGCGTCGCGCGTAGCCGACGTTCCGGCCAACCGACGTGGTGGGGCGAGGGGCCGGACAATCCACGCACCGCGCGTCACCCACCTGGTCGCGCACGCTGGAGCCGCTCGAGGGGCGAGGTACTGCGTTGCAGGTAGCGGCGCGGAGCTGCGGGCCTATCGCGCGCTGGCGCGTCGGCCGCGGGATGCGCCCAACCGCCGCTCCAGACGCGCCAGGGCATCCGCCAGGTCGATCGCTTCGCGCAGGACCGGCGCCAGCGGATCGGGCAGCGACGCAAACCGCTGGGGGACCGTGGCCAGCGTGAACCGCGCCGGCGTGAGCCTGGCCGTGACCTCGCTCCAGCGCAGGGGACAGGAGACCGGCGCCCCGGGCAGGGGACGCAGCGAGAACGGCGCCACGATGGTGCGGCCCTGGCCGTTCTGCCCCACGTCGACGTACACCCTCCCGCCCCGCGCCCCCAGCGGGCGCGCCACCGTGGCGATCGCCGGCGCCGCCTCGACGGCCAGGAGCGCCAGCAGCCGCGCAAACGTGCGCGCCTCCTCGTAGGTGTACCGTGCGCCCAGCGGCACCAGGACGTGCAACCCGCTGCCGCCGGACGTCTTCACGTAGTGCGGCAGCGCCAGCTCCTCGAGCATGCGGTGCAGACCGCGGGCCACGGCCACGCAGTCCGTGAAGGGCGCGTCCTTGGGGTCGAGGTCGAGCACGAGCCAGTCGGGCCGGTCCAGGCTGCCCACCCGGGACGCCCAGATGTGGAGGGGGATCGTGCCCAGATTGGCCACGTACCGCAGGGTGTCGAGGTCGTCGACGATGACGTAGCGGATCTCGCGCTCGGCCTCGGCGGAGTAGATCCGCGCCGTGCGCACCCATGCCGGCACGAACGCCGGCGCATCCTTCTGGAAGAACGACTTGCCGGCGATGCCATCGGGGTAGCGCGTGAGCACCACCGGACGATCCTTCAGGTAGGGCAGCACCAGCGGCGCCACCGCCTCGTAGTAGGCGATCAGATCGCCCTTGGTGTAGCCCTCGCGGGGCCAGAAGACCTTGGTGGCGTTGGTGACGCGCACCCGCGGCGGCGCCACGTCGGTGGGTCCGTGGTCGGACGGGGCGACGATCGCCGCGGACACCGCCTGCTCGTCTTCGGGCTCCTCCCGTCGGCACTCCTCGGGCGCCCGGTCGGGCCGCAGCCCCAGGAACACCGGATGCCGGAGCCCCCCGTCCTGTGTCCACTCCGCGAAGCGCACCTCGCACACCAGGCGCGGCTCCACCCACCGGTGGATGCGCCCCGTGGGCGCGCCGCTGGCGAACGGGGACGTGGCGCGCGCCAGGGGGCGCAGCGCCTCCCACACCCGGGCCAGCGTGGCGTCGTCGAACCCCGAGCCGACCTTGGACACGTAGGTCAGGCGGCCCTCCTGATCGTAGAGCCCGAGGTGCAGCGCGCCGAAGAACCGCCGCGCGCCCCGTGGCAGCGTGTACCCGCCGATGACGAACTCCTGGCGCCGGACGCACTTGATCTTCACCCACTCTCGCGAACGCCCCGGCACGTACAGGCTGTCAGCGCGCTTGGCGACGATCCCCTCCAGTCGCTGCTCGCAGACGAGGTCGTAGAAGGCGTCCCCGTGCTCGGCGACGTGGTCGCCGTAGCGGACGACCCCCAGCGGCGGCACCACCAGACGCAGGCACGCCTTTCGCTCGAGGAGCGGCAGCCGGCGCAGGTCGTGGCCCTCCACCGCCAGGCAGTCGAAGAAGACCGCAACGACCGGATGGGTGTGCACAGCGGCGGCCACGTCGGCACGGCGCCGCAAGAGCATCCGGGCCTGGAGGCGCTGGAAACTCGGCCGGCCGTGGGCGTCGAACGCCACGATCTCCCCGTCCAGGACGACGCGGGTCACGGGGAGCCACCGCAGGGCCTCGGCGATCTCGGGGTAGCGGTCGGTCACCACCTGCCCGCTGCGGCCGACGAGCGCCACCGTCTCCCCGCGCCGTTCCGCCAGCACCCGCACGCCGTCGTACTTCACCTCGAAGATCCACCCCGGGTGGGAGAACGGCCGGATTGCCGGGGTCGCCAGCATGAACGCCTGGGTCCGGGCGGAGACGTCGCCGCGGGGTGCGCCGGCCGCCTGGAGCCGCGCCGCGATCGCCTGGAGGCGTCGCGCCGGCTCGCGCATCTCGTCTATGGTCAGCCCCGAGCGGACCGAATGAGGGTAGCGGGCGGTCAGCTCCTCGTCGCCGCTGCCCGGACCGGCCTTCTTGATCAGCAGCCAGTTCCGCTCCGTGCGGGCCATGCGGACCAGGGTCCACCACCCGCGCATCTTGTAGCCGGAGAACTCCACCTCGAGCCGGCCGCGCGCTAGCTGCTCCAGCGGGTCGTCGGGCGCGCCCAGGCGGTACGTGCCGGTGTCCCACACGATCACGGGTCCAGCGCCGTAGTTGCCCGGCGGGATGACGCCCTCGAAGTCGGCGTACTCCAGCGGGTGGTCCTCGACCTGGACGGCGAGCCGTTTCTCCTCGGGCTTCACCGAGGGGCCCAGGGGGACGGCCCAGCTCTTCAGCACGCCACCCATCTCCAGGCGCAGGTCGTAGTGCAGCCGCCGGGCGGCGTGCTGCTGGACGACGAACCGTGGCGGACCGCCCCGCGGGCTTCCGCCGAACGGCTCGGGCGTCCGCTGCGGATCGCGCTTGTGTCGGTAAGCCGCGAGCGCGGCGGCGGCCGTTGGGACGGGGGCGGCTCCGCCGGCGCGCCCACCGCGGGCTTGAGCGTGCTGGCGCTTCATGGTATCGTACAGGACACCTTCAGGCGCCTCCGGGAGGAACCGCCGATGCCGCCGCATTCGATCGGTTCCGGTACGATCTCGTTCGGCCTCGTGGCCATTCCCATCAAACTCTACACCGCCACCTCCCCCGGCGGAATCCGGTTCAACCTGCTCCACGCCAGGTGCGGCAGTCGTGTCCGCCAGCAGTACTTCTGCCCCACCGAGCAGGTGGTCGTCGACCGTGCGGAACTCGTCAAGGGCTACGAGTACGCCAAGGACCGCTACGTGCAGGTGACCGACGAGGAACTGAAGGCACTGGAAGGCGACGCGTCCCGGGTCATCGACATCGCGGAGTTCGTGCCCCTCCCGCAGGTGGACCCGATCTACTTCGAAAAGAGCTACTACCTCGGGCCCGACAAGGGAGGGGAGAAGGCCTACCGCCTCCTCGCCGACGCCATGGCCAAGACGAACCGCGTGGCGCTGGCCACGTTCGTGATGCACGGCAAGGAGAGCCTGGTGCTGATCCGGGCGGCCCAGGGCGGGCTCGTGCTCCACACCATGTACTTTGCCGACGAGGTCCGCAACTTCGGAGAGATCAACCGCGGGGAAGACGTGAAGGTGAAGGAAGGGGAGCTCCAGCTGGCGGTCAAGCTCATCGACGAGCTGGCGACCGACCGGTTCGCGCCGGAGAAGTACCACGACGAGTACCGGCTGCGCGTCCTGGACCTCATCAACACCAAGGTGGAAGGGAAGGAGGTCGTGCCGGTGGGGCCGCAGGTCCAGCGGGCCCAGGTCATCGACCTCATGGAGGCCCTGAAGAAGAGCCTGGAGAAGCGCGTGCCGCGGGAGAAGAAACCAGCGGCTCCGGCCAGACGCACGACAGCGGGTGAGGCGGGGAGGGCGCGGGCTGCCAGGAGATGACGCACTTCACCACCCGCGAGGTGGCGAAGATCCTCGAGCTGCCCGAGGGGCGCGTGCGCGCCTGCGTGCGCGCCGGGCTCGTCACCCCGCGCCAGGGCCGCGGCCGCCGGCTGGAGTTCTCGTTCCAGGACCTGCTGCTCCTCAAGACGACCCGCAGCCTGCTGGACGCCCGCGTCCCCCTGCGGCGCATCCGGCGGCTGCTGCAGTCACTACGGCGCCAGCTCCCCGACGACCGGCACCTCACCAGCCTCACGATCTACGCCGACGGGCGACGGATCGTGGCATGGGACGGGCAGGCCCGCTGGCAGCCCGACTCCGGCCAGTTCCTATTCAACTTCGACGTGCAGGACGTCGCGGAGGAGGTCGCGCTGCCGACGCCGGCCGGACCGGCCACGGCCCTGGACGCCGAGGACTGGTTCACCCTAGCCTGCGAGCTCGAGGCATCGTCGCCCGCGGAGGCCCGCCTGGCCTACCGGCAGGCGCTGGAGCTCGATCCCACCTTCGCGGACGCCCACACGAACCTGGGCCGGCTGTACCACCAGGCAGGGGACACCGCCCGTGCCGAGGCGCACTACCGCCAGGCCATGCGCCACGCGCCGGCCGATCCGATTCCCTACTTCAACCTCGGCGTGCTGCTCGACGACCTGGGACGGTACGTGGAGGCCGCGCAGATGTACCGGCAGGCGCTCGAGCGCGACCCGCAGTTCGCCGACGCCCACTACAACCTGGGCCTGCTCTACGACACCATGGGCCGCCGCGCGGAGGCCATCGCGCACCTGCGCAGCGCGCGCGCCCTCTACGGGCGCCCCGCCCGGACACGCCGGTAGGAGCCCGGACCGGGGTGGCGGTGGGCGCAGACGCCGGCGGCCGCGGGACGGGAATAGACCGACCGGACCGCAGAGTTGCGTCTCACAGAGCAGCTGCGAGGAGACCCTGATGACCGAGACGACGGCCCGCTCGCCCATGCCCATGCACTACGCGTGGGTCGTCCTGGGCGCGGTGATCCTCGTTCTGCTGACCTCCTCGGGCGTGCGGGCCTCGTTCGGGGTGTTCATCAAGCCCCTGGAGGCGGACTTTCACGCGACGCGTGCGGCGCTGTCCCTGGTGGCGTCCCTGTCCCTGTTGCTGTACGGTGCGGTGGGTCCGGCGGTGGGGTACGTGGCCGACCGCTGGGGCCCCCGCCGGGTGCTGACCGGCGCGGCCGCGTTGCTCGGCCTCGGTGCTCTCGCGTCGTCGGTTGCTACAGCCCTGTGGCACGTCTACCTGACCGCCGGGATCGTGACGGCGCTGGGCGCGGGTGGTGCCGCGATGTCCGTGGCGGCGTCGCTGGCCGCGCGGTGGTTCGACACCCGGCGCGGGCTGGTGCTGGGCCTGGCCGGGGCGGGGATGGCGGCCGGACAGCTGCTCATCGTGCCCCTGGTCATGGCCGTGACCCTCGCGTGGGGCTGGCGGACCAGTTACCTGGGCCTGGGGCTCGGGTTCTTGGCGGTCATCCTCCCCGTGGTGCTCCTGGTGATCCGCGACGATCCCCAGGACGTCGGGCTGCGGCCGTACGGCGCGGCCGACGACGCGCGCCCCGTGACGGCGGCGCACCGGGCGGCCGCGCGGACGGGGATACGGGACGCGGCCAGGACACTGCCCTTCTGGTTGCTCGCGGGCTCGTTCTGGGTATGCGGCTACACCACGTCGGGGCTCGTGCTCACCCACCTGGTCCCGCACGCGACCGACCATGGGTTCCACGCGGGCCAGGCGGCGCAGGCCCTGGGCGTCATGGGCGCGCTCAACGTCCTGGGCACCGTGGCGTCGGGCTGGATCTGCGACCGCTACGGCGCCCGCACGCCGCTCGCGGCCTACTACCTGCTGCGCGGGGCGTCGCTGGCCTTCCTGCCCTTCGTTGGCACTGTGCCCGGCCTGTTCGCGTTCGCGGCGGTCTACGGCCTGAACTACATCTCCACGGTCCCGGCGACCACCGCACTGACCGCCCAGATCTACGGGCGCTACTCCGTTGGCGAGCTGTCCGGCTGGATCTTCTTCTCGCACCAGATCGGGGCGGCCGTCGGCGCCCTCGTAGGCGGGGTCCTCTACGATCGGTTGGGGACCTACACTCTGGCGTTCCACTCGGCGGCGGCGCTCGCCCTGATCGCCGGGCTGCTGGTGTTGGCGATCCGTCCGGCTCCGCTCGGCGGATCACCGTACCCGGCCAGGTCGACGCCCGTGCCGGTCCCCGCAGGGGACTAACGTCGTCGGGAGGTCAGCGATGCGCGACCATCGACACGGGACGCCCGTCGGCGTGGCGTGCTGATGCGGGCGCCCTTCGTGTGGCCCGCAGTTCTCTGGCTGCTGCTGCTGGTGCCGGCCCTGGGGCTGCTGTATCGGCGAGCACGCCGCCGTGCGCCCGCGGGCCCCGTGCTGGTGCCGCACGTCGGCATGCTGCGCGCGGCCGCGGCCCACGCGCGGCCGGGGCGCCAGCACCTGGCCGCGGTGCTGTTCTTGACGGCGCTGGTGCTCGTGCTCGTCGCGCTCGCCAGACCGCAGGTCCCCCTGCCCGTCCCCGCAGACCGCGCCGCGATTGTGCTCGCCATCGACAGCAGCGGCAGCATGCGGTCTACCGACGTGCTCCCGAACCGGCTCGCGGCGGCGCAGGAGGCGGCCCGGGCGTTCATCCGCACGGTGCCCCCGAGTGTGCGCATCGGCCTGGTGGCGTTCGGGGGATACGCGTCGTTGCTGGTCCCGCCCACCACCGAGCGCCAGCCCCTGTTCGATGCCCTCGACGGGCTCCGGTTCATCCGGCGGACAGCGATCGGCGAGGGGTTGCTCGAGGCGGTGGCGGCGCTGCCAGGACGGGTGCGGCCCGAGCCCGACGGCACCCTGACCGTGCGGCCGGCGGGGCCGCTGCCGCCAGGCGTGGTGATCCTGCTCTCGGACGGCCGCAGCAACACCGGCATCGACGCGGTGCAGGCCGCTGCCATTGCCCGGCTGCAGCAGGTCACCGTGTACACCGTGGGCGTGGGGCAGCCGCAGACGCCCGACGGCGCGTGGACCATTGGCGGTCCGCTGGACGAGACCGAGCTGCAGGCCATCGCGCGGGAGGCCGGCGGCAAGTACTTCCGGGCCACGTCGGCCGAGGGCTTGCGCGAGACCTACGAACGGCTCGCGCGGGCCGTGGGGTGGGAGCGCCGCCCGCAGGAGGTGACCGGGGTCGTCGGGCTCCTCGGCGGCATCGCCCTGGCGGCGGCCCTGCTCGTCTCCGGGGCGATCGTCCACCGGCTGGGGATTCCGTAGGGCAGCACGGGACGCACGCAGTGCAGTGCGCCTCTGCGAGTGCTGCCTGCGTCACGGCAACTTCCCGACCCTTCCGTACAGGCCCCGTTCACAACATGGACGCCTCACCGGGCGCCCTCGGTCGGTTGCGCACGGTGACCTCGGTGTTCTTGTACTCCGCAACGCGCGCAGGCCGCCGCACCGGTGCCCGGGCTGCTCAGAGGGCGTGGGAGCCGGGGACGCGGGACCAGTTGCGGGCATCGTCGGCCCGCGCTATGCTGAGAGCCAGCACCGAGAGGCCGCAGCCTTCCGGGGCAGGGTGAGGCGCGCACGGCGCGCCAATTCCCGATCGGCGGTTACAGCCCGTGAGACCGGCGCGCGCCGGTCGTGGCCCGGTGGAATTCCGGGGCCGACGGTACAGTCCGTATGAGGTGAAGGCTGCGAGTTCCTGGCGCGTTCGCATCGCCCCGGGGGACGCCCGAGATCGGGCGTCTTTTGCTTTGCGCCAGAAGGAGCCGACCATGGTCGCACGAGTTGTCCGCGGGGCTGCCCTCGTACTGGTGGCGCTGGGTCTGCTGCTTGGTCCGTCGCATCCGGCGCCCGGGCAGGCGCTGGAAGATCGCCTGGTGGTCATGACGCCCATCCCGCGCGAGGTCGCCGATCCCGTGGCGACCCGCTTCGCCGAGCACACCCGACAACGGTACGGCGCCGCTGTCCGGCCCACGCTGGTCTACCTGGGCGGCCCGACGATGTACGCCCGGGTG is a window encoding:
- the ligD gene encoding DNA ligase D, producing MKRQHAQARGGRAGGAAPVPTAAAALAAYRHKRDPQRTPEPFGGSPRGGPPRFVVQQHAARRLHYDLRLEMGGVLKSWAVPLGPSVKPEEKRLAVQVEDHPLEYADFEGVIPPGNYGAGPVIVWDTGTYRLGAPDDPLEQLARGRLEVEFSGYKMRGWWTLVRMARTERNWLLIKKAGPGSGDEELTARYPHSVRSGLTIDEMREPARRLQAIAARLQAAGAPRGDVSARTQAFMLATPAIRPFSHPGWIFEVKYDGVRVLAERRGETVALVGRSGQVVTDRYPEIAEALRWLPVTRVVLDGEIVAFDAHGRPSFQRLQARMLLRRRADVAAAVHTHPVVAVFFDCLAVEGHDLRRLPLLERKACLRLVVPPLGVVRYGDHVAEHGDAFYDLVCEQRLEGIVAKRADSLYVPGRSREWVKIKCVRRQEFVIGGYTLPRGARRFFGALHLGLYDQEGRLTYVSKVGSGFDDATLARVWEALRPLARATSPFASGAPTGRIHRWVEPRLVCEVRFAEWTQDGGLRHPVFLGLRPDRAPEECRREEPEDEQAVSAAIVAPSDHGPTDVAPPRVRVTNATKVFWPREGYTKGDLIAYYEAVAPLVLPYLKDRPVVLTRYPDGIAGKSFFQKDAPAFVPAWVRTARIYSAEAEREIRYVIVDDLDTLRYVANLGTIPLHIWASRVGSLDRPDWLVLDLDPKDAPFTDCVAVARGLHRMLEELALPHYVKTSGGSGLHVLVPLGARYTYEEARTFARLLALLAVEAAPAIATVARPLGARGGRVYVDVGQNGQGRTIVAPFSLRPLPGAPVSCPLRWSEVTARLTPARFTLATVPQRFASLPDPLAPVLREAIDLADALARLERRLGASRGRRASAR
- a CDS encoding VWA domain-containing protein; the protein is MRAPFVWPAVLWLLLLVPALGLLYRRARRRAPAGPVLVPHVGMLRAAAAHARPGRQHLAAVLFLTALVLVLVALARPQVPLPVPADRAAIVLAIDSSGSMRSTDVLPNRLAAAQEAARAFIRTVPPSVRIGLVAFGGYASLLVPPTTERQPLFDALDGLRFIRRTAIGEGLLEAVAALPGRVRPEPDGTLTVRPAGPLPPGVVILLSDGRSNTGIDAVQAAAIARLQQVTVYTVGVGQPQTPDGAWTIGGPLDETELQAIAREAGGKYFRATSAEGLRETYERLARAVGWERRPQEVTGVVGLLGGIALAAALLVSGAIVHRLGIP
- a CDS encoding MFS transporter produces the protein MTETTARSPMPMHYAWVVLGAVILVLLTSSGVRASFGVFIKPLEADFHATRAALSLVASLSLLLYGAVGPAVGYVADRWGPRRVLTGAAALLGLGALASSVATALWHVYLTAGIVTALGAGGAAMSVAASLAARWFDTRRGLVLGLAGAGMAAGQLLIVPLVMAVTLAWGWRTSYLGLGLGFLAVILPVVLLVIRDDPQDVGLRPYGAADDARPVTAAHRAAARTGIRDAARTLPFWLLAGSFWVCGYTTSGLVLTHLVPHATDHGFHAGQAAQALGVMGALNVLGTVASGWICDRYGARTPLAAYYLLRGASLAFLPFVGTVPGLFAFAAVYGLNYISTVPATTALTAQIYGRYSVGELSGWIFFSHQIGAAVGALVGGVLYDRLGTYTLAFHSAAALALIAGLLVLAIRPAPLGGSPYPARSTPVPVPAGD
- a CDS encoding tetratricopeptide repeat protein, translated to MTHFTTREVAKILELPEGRVRACVRAGLVTPRQGRGRRLEFSFQDLLLLKTTRSLLDARVPLRRIRRLLQSLRRQLPDDRHLTSLTIYADGRRIVAWDGQARWQPDSGQFLFNFDVQDVAEEVALPTPAGPATALDAEDWFTLACELEASSPAEARLAYRQALELDPTFADAHTNLGRLYHQAGDTARAEAHYRQAMRHAPADPIPYFNLGVLLDDLGRYVEAAQMYRQALERDPQFADAHYNLGLLYDTMGRRAEAIAHLRSARALYGRPARTRR
- a CDS encoding Ku protein, which translates into the protein MPPHSIGSGTISFGLVAIPIKLYTATSPGGIRFNLLHARCGSRVRQQYFCPTEQVVVDRAELVKGYEYAKDRYVQVTDEELKALEGDASRVIDIAEFVPLPQVDPIYFEKSYYLGPDKGGEKAYRLLADAMAKTNRVALATFVMHGKESLVLIRAAQGGLVLHTMYFADEVRNFGEINRGEDVKVKEGELQLAVKLIDELATDRFAPEKYHDEYRLRVLDLINTKVEGKEVVPVGPQVQRAQVIDLMEALKKSLEKRVPREKKPAAPARRTTAGEAGRARAARR
- a CDS encoding xanthine dehydrogenase family protein molybdopterin-binding subunit, coding for MGHAAYRGARVKRLEDPRLVTGRGTFTGDLSAQGLRYVAIVRSPLAHARVRGIRAPAGVELVTARDLPDLPPLSGEIKGGAVVPHPVLAIDRVCYVGQPVAAVVADGPYAAADAAERVEVDYDPLPVVADPEDALAPGAMVIHEGLASNVAYRRHRRYGDPDAAFARAPVVLQQRIAHQRLAAVPLEPRAVLAVPPSGRRGRHLVVWSSTQMPHDLHALLEALPQLAGLRIRVVAPDVGGGFGAKINIYPEELLLPVLAVRLGRTLKWVQTRREDLLATSHGRAQAADVALAADRDGRIRGLRLRIVADVGAYLLSTTADVPTLTTRMATGPYEITDVEVELVEVYTNHMPTGAYRGAGRPEAAFYLERMLDLLAREIGTDPAEVRRRNFIPPERFPYRTPAGYLYDSGAYARALDRALEVVDYAGWRRRQAEGRQQGRYLGIGLGSYVEWCTYGEDRVRVQVDTAGRVTVLTGISPHGQGTATGLAQVVADVLGVPLDTVTVVHGDTARIPTGEGTAGSRSLVVGGTAAYRASERLRRRLVALAAAQLEARPEDLVLAEGRVFVAGTPERGVTLGALVARTGRRMLWARATFDAGDATFPFGTHVAVVEVDPETGQVSLRAYVAVDDCGVAINPLLVEGQIHGGVTQGLAQALYEQIVYDRQGQLVTATLADYAVPRAPQLPRFQAHRTETPTPRNPLGAKGVGEAGTIGATPTVVNAVLDALAPFGVRHLDMPLWPGKIWRAIHARRA
- a CDS encoding ABC transporter permease, giving the protein MTRAPAVGRRFRPRGATWLAAGVLLAAIGAAALAGVLAPYPPRAPVGAPVEPPSPAHRLGTNDLGQDLLSLWLHGARVSLTVGFAAAFLSTTASGLVGILTVVGGRYRGVLLAVTDVLLAIPHLPVMVLLVALLGPGLLHLVVALTLLGWPAYARVVRALVATTMEQDYVEAARAVGAPGVRIVRTCIVPVLLPVLWTKFLLTVRWAILMEATLALLGLGDPTQISWGLILHTAFAYPLLFTGTAWSWWAAPPALAIAGITLALSVIGRDFELWLNPAAQAAGHQEPGPRAVNS